TTGTACTTAGTTTCCCCTAAGATTTTCTCTCATGTTCCTTtgtctttttttctttaaaaaaaatacaaatttattatCCAAGACGTAGGAATGAATATAACTCATAACTTTTGAATCTCTTTTATTAACCAGCTAAATTTTCTTTGTACCCTACGAATTGTACTTATTACAAATTTTGTATTTCAATTTATATCACctaacatacatatataatatcaaaTATAACGTGGCACAacatttctttttaattttcctttttctctTGTCTTCAGTGATAGTTCGTTGGATGAGGTGAGGACTGAGGAGCCGTTGGTGTCATTTAGCACGGACTTGTGTGACTTTTGATGGTGGTGGTGTTGATGTCTTTGGCCTAGTGTCGCGCTGCTCCTTCGGTTACTATCTTGTTTTCTGATACTGCTGTATGTTTGTTGAGAGTTGGAATGTAATTACCATAAAGACTGCATATCGATTTCGTTTTTCTGATTGCCCAATCCTCTTTTGATGTTGGTGTCTGTCTTTGAGTTATCTGTTCTGTATTTCAAGTGTAAAAGTTGAATACtatttgtagtttttttttttggtttctggTTTGTTTGTGGATTTCCTTTGTTTTTGTTATGTGGGATTTGTTACAAGTGAAGTTATTGAATAAATTCGGGAAGAGGTCAGAGTTGAAGAATAGGATTAGTTATGTCTGTTATGATCAGTTTTTCTGTTACAGTTGTTAGTTTGCTTTCTGTTATTTCTTAACTAATTCTGTAACTAATTCCTTTACTGTTTTcagttgtatatatatgtacatactCAGTAATGTTTCAATTCAATGAGAAGGACTCTTCTCCATTCAAGTCATCTTTGTTTTCTTCTCATTTCTCTCTGTTCTTTACTTTCAAACACTctcacatggtatcagagcttctCTCGTTTTAATGGCGACTGCTACCTCTGCCGATTCTACTCTTCGTTCAAACGGATCCAACTCTTCATCAAGATCTTCATCTCTTTCGTTCAATCACACACTGTCCATCAAACTTGACGAAAATAATTTCCTTCCATGGCGACACCAGATCTATGCTGCGATCAAAGGCCACAGACTAATCAAATTTCTCGATCCAAAGGCAGCTCCACCTAAATTCGTGACAGCAGCAGATGAAGCTGGAAATCGAGTCTCTGAGGAGTTTCTTGAATGGGACATCCAAGACAGTCTTCTTGTATCATGGCTTCTCTCCTCAATGACAAAAAAGATACTTACTCGTATGGTGGGATGCAATAGTGCGGCTCAGATCTGGACTACTCTTGAGGAGTATTACTCAGCTCAAAATCGAGCCAAGGTTAGTCAATTCAGAACTCAGCTTCGTCGAATCAAACTCACTGGTAATCTGAATGACTACTTGCTCAAAATCAAACACGTTGTTGATTCTCTTGCATCCATAGGCCATGTTCTTTCTCCTCAAGATCACATCGAAGCCATTTTTAATGGTCTTACACGAGACTACTCTGTTTTTGTAACATCCTTATCCACTCGGAAAGATGATTATTCTGTTGCTGAGGTTGAGTCTCTACTCATGGCTCAAGAGGTTCGAAATGAGACGACTGAGTCTGATCTTGATGTCTCAAAACCAGAAGTGAATCTGGCAACTCAACCAAATTTGCCTAGACCATCTGTTACTCGAGGAGGCCATCAAAATTTTTCCCCAATTCAATTTGGATCTTTCACAGGCGGCCGTGGTTCTTTTCGTGGCAATTTTCCTCCCTACAACACCACCTTCCATCCCTATCCTCATTACAACACAAGCCCTCATCAATATGGTAATTCCTATACTCCATCATATCCTTCCTTTACTAACAATCCTCGTGGCTCTCGGGGCAGTTTTCGTGGTGGTTTTTCAGGAGTTGGAAGAGGGTCCTCTACTCCTAAGGTTCAATGCCAACTATGTCACAAACAAGGCCACACAGTAAAGCAATGTTTCTACCGATTCGATAAATCATTCACTGGCCCTGAATCTTTTCAATCCTTTAGTGGATCGGCTGCTATGGCAGAGATGCAAGCCTTGGTTGCTACACCTGAATCTGTTACTGACCAAAGCTGGTACCCGGACTCAGGTGCTACCAACCATCTCACACCAGATTTGCACAATCTTGTGGCTCCCCAAGACTTTCCTGGTTTAGATCAAATCCAAATGGGTAATGGCTCAGGTTTGAATATACTTCACACTGGTCACAACTCCTTTATTTCACCTTTTACCTCTCAATCTCTTAAATTGAATAACTTACTTCATGTACCCGATATTACTAAAAACTTAATGAGTGTATCTCAATTTGCTAAAGACAATTCTGTCTATTTTGAGTTTCACcctcatttttgttttgtgaaaGATCAGGATACTATGAAGACTTTATTGGTTGGGAAGGTTGACAAAGGACTCTATAAGTTTGATCAATCTCTTCAATCCATGTCTCAATCCAGTGATCACTCCTCAAATGCAGCACCTTTGTCTTCACCAAAAGCTGTTTTCCAATCTCAACTCAATGCCTCTACTGTACCTTTTTCCAACTTTAATCTTTGGCACAATCGTTTAGGCCATCCATCAAAGCAAATTGTACAATCTGTTATGGCCAAATGTAATATCACCCCTATCAAtaaaaatacttttgatttgtgTACAGCTTGTTGTCTTGGAAAGCATCACAAATTACCATATCCTAATTCTGACACTGTGTATACTGCTCCATTACAGCTTCTACACACTGACCTATGGGGTCCTGCCCCTATGGTCTCTTCTAATGGATATCGATATTACATTAGTTTTGTTGATGCCTATTCTAGGTACACTTGGCTCTATCTTCTTAGAACCAAGGATGAGGCTCTCCCCACTTTTATCAAATTTAAAACACAGATTGAGTTACAactcaatcacaaaatcaaagCCATTCAATCGGATTGGGGAGGAGAGTTTAGAGCTTTCACTTCCTTAGTGGAATCTTGTGGTATCATTCATAGAGTCTCTTGTTTTCACTCCCATGAACAAAATGGGGTTGTGGAAAGAAAGCATAGACATATAGTAGAGTCTGGTTTGACTCTATTAGCTCATGCCTCTATGCCACTCAAATATTGGGATGAGGCATATCGAACCTCTGTCTATCTTATCAATAGAATGCCCACCAAAGTGCTCAATAATTTCACTCCTCATGAAACCTTATTTCTTACCAAACCTGATTACTCAGCACTTAAAACCTTTGGGTGTCTATGTTTCCCCAACCTAAGACcctataacaaaaataaaatgcaTTATAGGTCCACTCCTTGCATTTTCTTAGGTTATAGTCTCACACAAAAAGGTTATAAGTGTCTAGCCAAGGATGGTCGAATCTATATGTCTAGGGATGTTTTATTCAATGAAACAACATTTCCATATCAAAAACCTGCTGCTGTCCCACAAAATCCCTCTCTGTCTGCAGTGTCTACACCTGTAGCTCCACCAATATCATCCTCACCACCTGTCCTATCCTCACACATACATCCCCCTGACTCATCTCCTCATTCACCAAACCATTCTCTATCCTCTTTTCCATCCACCAACATCCCAGTTCCCACATCCGCACCATCAGAATCCTCTCCTAACTCCCTTGTTCAGTCTCAACCTGAACCCTTACAGGTCTCACAAACCAGAGCCAACATACCTGATCACCATGTCCCtgttgtgaaccagcatcctaTGCAAACTAGAGCCAAAGCTGGGATTCGAAAACCCAAAGTTCTCACTGCCTCCTTTGTTCCTGCCACAGTAAAAACTGCTCTCCAAGATCCCAAGTGGAACAAGGCAATGAACACAGAATACTATGCCCTCAAAAAGAACAATACCTGGATTCTAGTAAGATTACCTCCAGGCAGCCAATGCATAGGCTGCAAATGGGTTTTTCGAGTCAAGGAAAATGAAGATGGCAGCCAAACTCAATACAAAGCAAGACTTGTGGCTAAAGGGTTTCATCAACAAAGTGGATTTGACTTTAATGAAACCTTTAGTCCTGTTGTGAAGCCTGAAACAATTCGAGTTCTCCTCACTGTGGCTGTCACTAAAGGGTGGACACTTAAACAACTTGATTTCAACAATGCTTTTCTCAATGGTGATTTGGAAGAAGAAGTTTACATGTGTCAACCTCCAGGTTTCATTGATTCTGACCATCCAGAGTTTGTATGTAAACTTCAAAAAGCTTTATATGGCTTAAAACAAGCTCCAAGAGCTTGGTTTGCCAAGTTGTCATCTGCTCTACTTAGTTTGGGATTCACTCATGCAAAATCTGACACCTCTCTCTTTATCAGAAATCAGTCCCAACATACAACATATCTTCTTgtctatgttgatgacattattGTCATTGGAAGTCATGCTACAGAGGTATCTACTCTTATCTCTAATCTCAGCTCTCTATTTGCCCTAAAGGATCTTGGAAACCTTCATTATTTTCTTGGTGTTCAGATTACAAAGACAGATCATGGTCTGCATTTATGCCAAACTAAGTACATCCAAGATCTATTAAACAGAACCAAAATGCAGGGAGCTAAGTCTAGCAATACACCTATGACTAGTGGCCTTAAACTCTCTCATTTTGGAAGTGATCATGTTCTTGATTCCACTCTATACCGATCAGTTGTAGGAGCCTTGCAGTATGCCACAATTACCAGGCCCGATATTGCTTTTTCAGTAAATAAAGTCTCTCAATTCATGCAAAATCCCTTGGAGTCCCACTGGATAGCAGTTAAAAGAATTCTACGATATCTGGCTGGTACTTTAGATTATGGTCTTCACCTACAACGATCTACCAACTACGACATCACTGCCTTCTGTGATGCGGATTGGGCATCCGATCCTGATGACCGGCGCTCTACCACGGGTTACTGTGTTCTCTTTGGCAACAATCTTGTTGCTTGGAAATCTAAAAAGCAACAGACAATATCACGGTCCTCTACAGAGGCAGAATTTCGTAGCTTAGCTGCTGTTGTAACAGAAATAACATGGCTTCAGTCCCTTCTCACTGAACTTCGCATCTCTTTGTCTACACCTCCTACTGTGTGGTGTGACAACTTGAGCACAGTCATGTTAGCGGCCAATCCTATTCTTCATGCGCGCACCAAGCATATCGAAATAGATCTCTATTTCGTAAGAGACAAAGTCATGCAACAACAACTTCAAGTTAATCATGTCCCTGCTCAGGATCAACTTGCAGATTCACTCACCAAGGCCATCTCTAGCAATCGGTTTCCCTTTCTTCGAGACAAACTTAGTGTGGTTTCTCAATCCACACTCAGTTTGAGGGGGGCTGTTGAAGAATAGGATTAGTTATGTCTGTTATGATCAGTTTTTCTGTTACAGTTGTTAGTTTGCTTTCTGTTATTTCTTAACTAATTCTGTAACTAATTCCTTTACTGTTTTcagttgtatatatatgtacatactCAGTAATGTTTCAATTCAATGAGAAGGACTCTTCTCCATTCAAGTCATCTTTGTTTTCTTCTCATTTCTCTCTGTTCTTTACTTTCAAACACTCTCACACTCATGGACATGTGAtcatcttctcttcttctttgaCTGTACTTGAGTTGTTCTTAATTATAATATGATCTTCTTCTATACTTGGTAGTCTACTTACTCTGCTCACTTACAAATTTTAGTTTAGAGTAATGTTTTGAGTAATCTGTTATGTTTTGAGTGATCTATTATGTACATCTGCTTAACTTGTTCTAAGGTATGTTTGTGTAGAATTAAGAAAGCTTAAAAAGGCAATGTGGATGTTTTAGACTGACTAAGCTATGCTATCTTCGATGAGATGGTTGTTGAGGTAAAACATGTGCATTTGGTTTAGTGAAGGTGGAATCGATGTCGTTTCGTGTTCAACTGAATGAGAAGCATGTTTTTCTATGCAGAATTTGATGAAACCAGAGACAAACTAGAGTCTGATGTTGATGCAAATTGCAATTCATCCTCAACTGAATTCCTTGTGTTTTGTTTGTATAATCATGTTCACAAACAATATATCTTATTAGTAAATAGGGTagtattattgttgttgttgtgactGAGAAATCTTTAATTATGATATGATTTCATTTGTTGTTTGTACCTTAAAACTTACAACTtacatatattaattaactatatagaatattagaaatttaattctTAAAATATGAAGCATAACCTGTCATCTTATATCATCAACTAATAATAGGAtacaaataaaattagttactaatattagaaatttattCCAACTACACTTTAAAACTTATCTTATATATAACACTGTTTATAGTGTCTCACTAATATTAGTCTGACAATATAGACTACACCAAATACtttttctatatatacatatattatttgtgtttatttataatttaataaaataatataataataaaataataatagctTAAAAGACATTAGACTTGTGCGTGTttatacactacaaaaaaatttacttttagtcacaacaaaatttgtgactaaaagtaaaaaaattgtgattaatcataaattacCATTCTTATATTGTGACTAGAAAACCCGTaaataaaagtattagtcacaaaaattacaatttttttgtgTCTAAATGTGTTTCTAgttacaatacttgttgtgactaaaattaaattagcgtGAGAGAGGAAATATTGAGAGGTAGATAAAGAGGtacaaagaaaagagagagattgggtttgagttttgtaagaagaatcttctgtagatgaagaagattcttgAAGAAGATTCTTGGGTGTTAAGTGTGAGAGTTGAAACATTTTGTGAAAACTCTTCAGAGAATCTCGTCTCGACTGTATTGTACCTAttcttgctcaatcaataaagaatGATTACGATGGTGTTTCAGAACTAGAGTAGAGTCATAGATCACATCGATTTATCGAACTTGGACCAGTATATATCTTGGTGttgatttctttatttttgcATTTATTGTTTTCTGGTTTTAATACTCTGTTTGCCCTTGTTTTTCTGTCGATTATTTTTCTTGGATTGATAATCTTGTCATTGCTAATAGTGTGATTGCCTAGAgtgtcattgataaaattctgtAAATTTAGTCATAATTTTCCCACACGGTCTCTTACTCAAAATTGTTATGTTAGTTGCTCGATGTTTATAAGTAATCTGTTCTGAATTTAGTGTGTGAAACttgtatttgaagtgtaaaagtTGTATGTTATTTGGagtttttgctaattttttatttttggtttgtGTATGAATTTCCCTTACTTAAATTAGAATGAATCATCACACACCTAACTTTATTCATGATTTTCATATTTATTCTTTCAGTAACTCCATTTTGATGGGGAGTGATCCTAACAATTCTATATGAGaactaataagaaaattataccTAAACGCTAAAATTAGTACaaccaaactttttttttttagaaaaaagaaTATTTTGATTAAAGaactataataaattattttgtactaaaaatatatttaattatttattatattttaaaaaaatgaaattatttcttttaaacaATGTTGTTAAGGGTTCCATTTAGGCATGGAACTATGCATTCaaaattatattatctttaTAGAATATTGGaaatttaatccttaaaatataaacttaaagcATATAACCTGTCATCTTATATCATCAACTAATATGGAATACAAATAAAATGAGTTACTACGGACCCAGAAATTTTTCTTTGTGAGggctttttattattaaaaaatatttatacatatattataatcatttttactagatttatttaattttgtggggacttttatactattttagtctataattatcaaattaaaaaaaataatttaattttttaaaagtcaaTATTTTTGTTAATGGGAGCTATAGCCCTCACATTAAAACAATTGGGTAATATATACTACTTAATTTATATAAGCTTTATTATTACTTAGTGTTGTACTCATTTGATATGAAAACAACCTTACACTGAAGACACTAGTGTAACTTTTCTTGGCAACTTCTTGGAACTATCATGAAGACACTAGTGTAACTTTTCTTGGCAACTTCTTGGAACTATCATGAAGACACTAGTGTAACTTTTCTTGGCAACTTCTTGGAACTTTCATTAATTACTAtccaaaacaaaaagaaaaagtcaCAAAGAAAAGTCATACCATATGAACACAGAACAAAAGGAATTCATGGTAATAATAGCTTAGCTTTTTGTATAATTGGCAAAGATATTAGACATGTGCCTACCTATAAATTTGATAGGTTTCTAAACTATTTAAATTGAATTACTTATAAAAAAAGATGTTGAAAAAAAGtacacaataataaaaattagagcATTTTTATTAGGCACAACGGTgtcaaatattttttataggCGGTGCACTATGGTTGATTAGTAATattctttaaaagttatttttttaagttatgtgaAATCTAacatttaattatactaataacagTATAACACCAGTAAGATTGTTACGCACCAATAATGCTTTTTagtatttctttaaaaattaatggTTCAAACTGACGGGCTAAAAGTTTTTGTAATTGTAATTGTAATTTTAAGTAGTTTTACTgcccaaaaaaaattactagCTCCCTAGTTACATACATGACAATTTAAATAGTTGTAGGGAAAATATGGATCTttcttataattatatttagcCTTAAAGAAATTTTACATCATTATTATTTGATTGATGAGTTACTAATCAACCAAAATAAGGAATTGAAGAGGAGtgttaattacaattttatattataatatatgtcagagtgttatttttttgaaaaaaattcacaGTAATATTTGTTATAGTTAAAACATTAACCttgtaagtttttatttttattttttatttttttaatagtttataGTATCGAAAACAAATTTGAAGTTTTTGAAAGCGTGTAGTAGACTGAAATATCAAGATCTCTGTTgtcaatattataaattatttaaaaattttaaaaatattacaaatttaaTATTGTAACTATAAAATATATCACCACTCAAACATGTATATTTTTTGACGTAAAGATTAAGAAAAATGGAAATAAGAGAATAACGGTATATATTAATTGAGTATTGCTATTTAGCACTTTATGGGTATCCAACACCATACTGATATGACACATCGTAAATGGTTaacgattttttatattttttattaaatcaatTTGTGTGAAATTCAATATTAAAATGTATTAATAACAATATGCAATTTCTTGTGGTATTTAACACCTTACCTCATAACATTTTTCATATTAATTTGATATGAGCGCCAGTGCCCCACCATAGACGAAAGACACAACTGAAACATTTCCTCGCAACTTCTTGGAACTATTATAGTCTTCCATCTTTTTTAGTCCTAACACAGTAACTTCGGTTAAGGAGCAAATCACTTCTATTCTTGGAATGGCCGAAGCAACTGCTGGTTCTTTCTATCTGGGGCTTCCAAATATTATTGGGAGGAAAAAAACGGTGATTCTTGGCTTTCTCAAAAACAAAATTGTTAACCGAATCAACAGTTGGGATGGTAAATTTCTTTGGGAAAGAAATTTTGCTTAAGACTGTCATCCAATCTCTCCCAACGTATGCCATGAGTGTTTTCCTTATTCCTTTGGGTATTTGCCAAGACATTGAGAAAATTATGGCAAGCTTTTGGTGGAAAACAAAGAGTTCAAATGGACAAGGTATCATCTGGATGTCTTGGGATCGTATGGCCGCACCTAAAGACTCTGGGGGTATGGGTTTTCGACATCTCCATGACTTTAATCTTGCTATGTTAGCCAAGCAAGGCTGGAGACTTCTCTACTCTCCTTCTTCTCTTGCTAGTCAGGTGTACAAAGCTAAATACTACCCTCGTACTGATTTCCTAAATGCTGAATTGGGTAATAATCCTAGCTTTGTCTGGCGTAGCATTTGGAGTGCACAGCATCTGGTTCGGCTAGGAGCTAGAATCACTATTGGTACTGGTCTTTCAACACATATCCTCAAGCAACCTTGGCTTCCTGACTCTGTCAACCCCTATGTCTCTACTACAGGACCGGGTCTCGATGGGTATATGGTAAGCTCTCTCTTTGATGTCTCAACTCGAAGCTGGGATGTCTCTCTTGTCCAGGATATGTTTAACACACGGGATGCAGCTCTCATCCTTGGAATTCCTCTTAGCTCTACAGCTACTGAAGATTGTTGGTCTTGGACTGGGGATAGAACAGGCAGCTACACAGTCAAGTCTGCCTATGCTATGTTGCAACCTCAGAAGACTTCTCGGTCTGGGGAAAACAATTCGGGATTCTGGCACAAACTTTGGCACCTTAAAATACCGCCAAAAGTGACAAATTTCATGTGGAGAAAGCTCGATGCTCTTCCTACATGCCTCCAACTGGTTACTAAGTGTGTAAGTATCTCTCCCACTTGCCCTGTTTGTCAACTACATGCCGAAACACCTTCTCATGTTCTTCTCAACTGCCCGCTTGCTCTAAGCTGCTGGCACAAGGTTGATTTGATTCCTTTAGCTGATTCGCAAGGTACTATTGGTCATTGGCTTTATAGTGTGTTTGCTAATTATGATGATGATGTTATTTGTCGTGTGGTTATGATCTGTTGGGCTCTTTGGAAAGCAAGAAACACCTTAGTTTGGGACAAAAAAGCTTCTTCTGCTACTCAAATTCTCTCTTCGGCTTGGGTTACTCTTGATCATTGGCGTAAAGCTCAAGACAAAACATGTTTATTATCATCCTCTCTTTTGCATGATGGTAGTAACATTGAGCAATGGATTCCACCTGCTTCTAATACGATCAAGATCAATGTCGATGGCGCTATATTTGAGAAGGAAAATGCCTATGGGTTTGGAGTGGTTGCACGTGATTCAACCGGccaaataattgattttattgCTAAATATTACCATGGGGATTACAAGGCGGAGGTAGTTAAGGCTTTAGGGGTTAAGGAGGCCCTTAGTTGGATCAAGAATAAAGGGTGGAATACAATGGAGGTGGAAACTGACAGCTTACTCACTGTTCAAGCAATTTTTAGTACACAACAAATGTCTTCGGTATTTGGTTTGGTTACTAAGGATTGTAAAATTTTACTGTCTTCTTCACCAAATACTAGTTTacgttttgttaaacgatcagcAAATCGAGTGGCACATTTTGTGGCTAGACGCTCTCGATTTTACTCTGATCGTAGCATTCTTGAGAATAATGTTCTAGCTGATCTTCAAGCTATTTTGTAATTAGAATGCTCATTtcaatgaagttgatatttcattttcaaaaattatggtTGTTGTGGCCATTAATTATTCAAGACAAAGAAAAGTAATATCATATGAATAAGAGTTGCCATTGACAAGAGTAGtatttagtaattttgataagTGATACTCTATTTAGTATTTAGTTATACCAGTTAAGTATAACATTGAGAAGGGTCAATGTCTTTTAGCATTTGTTTGTGAGTTATGAAGAGAACAGAATAGGGGTGTATATCAAACCGCATAAACCACCCATACTGCACCTCACCGCAtacaaaatacaatttaaaattctTCACGGTGCGGTTACGGTTTGTAGTTTTTTCAAACCACGCGGTGTGGTACAATTTGCGATTTGGAACTTAATAATTGTAGTTCAAACCGTATTGCACTATATACTACAAAATTGtcaatttttacaatatgatttttttttttgcatataagaataaatatatgtaatatatgtatacattacattattatttttagagacaatttaatataataatttaatgataATGAGATatgttattaaaattttaataattttttttatattgttaaaaCTTTATAGattgattatttaaatttttattataatgtttAATAATGATAGTAGTGTAAATCGCTCAAATTACACTGCACCACACTACATTTTTACGATATAATTTTTGCAGTATTAAGATGTCGCGGTGCGGTTGCAGTTCGAgaagttaaaaaaattacatatgcagtttggttaaaaaaaaaaaaaaagt
This Cannabis sativa cultivar Pink pepper isolate KNU-18-1 chromosome 6, ASM2916894v1, whole genome shotgun sequence DNA region includes the following protein-coding sequences:
- the LOC115725566 gene encoding retrovirus-related Pol polyprotein from transposon RE1, with translation MATATSADSTLRSNGSNSSSRSSSLSFNHTLSIKLDENNFLPWRHQIYAAIKGHRLIKFLDPKAAPPKFVTAADEAGNRVSEEFLEWDIQDSLLVSWLLSSMTKKILTRMVGCNSAAQIWTTLEEYYSAQNRAKVSQFRTQLRRIKLTGNLNDYLLKIKHVVDSLASIGHVLSPQDHIEAIFNGLTRDYSVFVTSLSTRKDDYSVAEVESLLMAQEVRNETTESDLDVSKPEVNLATQPNLPRPSVTRGGHQNFSPIQFGSFTGGRGSFRGNFPPYNTTFHPYPHYNTSPHQYGNSYTPSYPSFTNNPRGSRGSFRGGFSGVGRGSSTPKVQCQLCHKQGHTVKQCFYRFDKSFTGPESFQSFSGSAAMAEMQALVATPESVTDQSWYPDSGATNHLTPDLHNLVAPQDFPGLDQIQMGNGSGLNILHTGHNSFISPFTSQSLKLNNLLHVPDITKNLMSVSQFAKDNSVYFEFHPHFCFVKDQDTMKTLLVGKVDKGLYKFDQSLQSMSQSSDHSSNAAPLSSPKAVFQSQLNASTVPFSNFNLWHNRLGHPSKQIVQSVMAKCNITPINKNTFDLCTACCLGKHHKLPYPNSDTVYTAPLQLLHTDLWGPAPMVSSNGYRYYISFVDAYSRYTWLYLLRTKDEALPTFIKFKTQIELQLNHKIKAIQSDWGGEFRAFTSLVESCGIIHRVSCFHSHEQNGVVERKHRHIVESGLTLLAHASMPLKYWDEAYRTSVYLINRMPTKVLNNFTPHETLFLTKPDYSALKTFGCLCFPNLRPYNKNKMHYRSTPCIFLGYSLTQKGYKCLAKDGRIYMSRDVLFNETTFPYQKPAAVPQNPSLSAVSTPVAPPISSSPPVLSSHIHPPDSSPHSPNHSLSSFPSTNIPVPTSAPSESSPNSLVQSQPEPLQVSQTRANIPDHHVPVVNQHPMQTRAKAGIRKPKVLTASFVPATVKTALQDPKWNKAMNTEYYALKKNNTWILVRLPPGSQCIGCKWVFRVKENEDGSQTQYKARLVAKGFHQQSGFDFNETFSPVVKPETIRVLLTVAVTKGWTLKQLDFNNAFLNGDLEEEVYMCQPPGFIDSDHPEFVCKLQKALYGLKQAPRAWFAKLSSALLSLGFTHAKSDTSLFIRNQSQHTTYLLVYVDDIIVIGSHATEVSTLISNLSSLFALKDLGNLHYFLGVQITKTDHGLHLCQTKYIQDLLNRTKMQGAKSSNTPMTSGLKLSHFGSDHVLDSTLYRSVVGALQYATITRPDIAFSVNKVSQFMQNPLESHWIAVKRILRYLAGTLDYGLHLQRSTNYDITAFCDADWASDPDDRRSTTGYCVLFGNNLVAWKSKKQQTISRSSTEAEFRSLAAVVTEITWLQSLLTELRISLSTPPTVWCDNLSTVMLAANPILHARTKHIEIDLYFVRDKVMQQQLQVNHVPAQDQLADSLTKAISSNRFPFLRDKLSVVSQSTLSLRGAVEE